The sequence CTCGCAGAGGAAGACCGCGCGACATTCCAGAGAATGGCGTACAGAGCAAAGCTCTATCCGGGTGATCTTCTGGGGGAACTAGGCACTGTTTCTCGGATCATGTTCGGAGCCAGATCATGAGGGTCGCGACCGTGACGGTTCCGAGGTAGACGTAGGCGCGTTTCTCGTAGCGGGTGGCGACGGCCCGGAAGCCCTTGAGGCGGTTGATGGCTCGCTCGACAGTGTTGCGTTTCTTGTAGCGTTCGCTGTCGAATCCGGTGGGCCGGCCGCCGTCGGAGCCGCGGTTGTGGCGGTGTCGTTGCTGGTCGAGGCGTTCGGGGATGGTGTGCCGGATTCCGCCTCGTCGCAGGTAACGGCGGTTCTTGCGGGAGGTGTAGGCCTTGTCCGCCAGGACGTGGTCGGGCCGGGTGCGGGGCCGTCCGACTCCGGTGCGGGGCACGGAAACCTGCTCCAGCACCCGCTCGAACTGGGGGCCGTCACCGTAGTGCCCGGGTGTCAGAACGAGCGCGAGGGGCCGGCATCGTCCCTCGACGGCGAGGTGGATTTTGGTGGTGAAGCCGCCGCGGGAGCGTCCCAGGCATTCGCCGATCTGACCACCTCCTCCAATCGGACGGCCAGTTTCCGCAGCACCGGACCGACCCGGTTTGTCCCCTGCCCGGCCCCCTTTTGAGGAACCGCGGCTGGGGGCACCTTCCTCGCGCCGGCGGCGTGCTGGTGAGCCCGCACCGCGGTGGAGTCCACTGACACCTCCCAGTCGATTCGGCCCTCAGCATCCTCGGCGGCCTGGACACGGGACAGCAGCCTCTCCCACGTTCCGTCCGCTGACCAGCGGCGATGACGTTTGTAGACCGTCTCCCACGGCCCGAACCGCTCGGGAAGATCCCGCCACTGCACACCCGTCCGCACCCGGTACAGCACCCCGTTAATCACCCGCCGATGATCACTCCACCGACCCCCACGCGCACCACCCCGAGGCAAGAACGACTCCAGTCGATGCCACTCCGCATTCGTTAAATCCCCACGACCCATGAAACCAGCCTGACCCCAACACCCCACCCACGTCCGGAGATCCGAGAACACTGCCTAGTACTCCAGTCGCAGTTCGCTATTGGTGCTGAGGAACGACCCTCACTCCAGCCAGTCGGCGGGAATCAGGGCCCTGCGCTGGCCGTCCTGAGGACGCCAGTTCTCGACAACGGCGTCCTGGAACCACTTATCGGGCAGATTGGCATGGTCGCACACGATGATCTGAAGGCCTCCGTCCGCTTCCTGTGCGACATCGTGCAGCAGCTTGAAGTAAGTGGTGACGGCCGCCCAGTCGGCGTCTTCGACGGTGGTAGCGTCGCGGATCTTTTCGGGGAAGAACGCCTGGGTGGGCTGGTCCAGCATCAGGAAGCGAGGCACGGGCCTGCGGTTGCGCAGAAAGTAGGTGTGCAGGGCCAGATGGGCAACGAGGTGGTAGCCGATCCAGTTCTTTGCGCTGCCGATGCGGGTCAGGGGCAACCGTCCCTCCGCGCGGCGGACGATGACATTGAGCTGCGAGAGGCTAATACGGACCTCTTCGGCCGTCGCGGCCTGACCGAGGCTCAGTCGTTGCGCCCAGGACGTCATGAGCCCGGCCACGTCGGTAAGCCGGCGTTCCGTCTCGGCGGTGACGTCGTCCTCGTCGACCATTTCCTGAAGGACCTCGACACGTTCCTGGGCGAGTGTGAGGTCGTTGCGCAGCCGGCGTACGTCGTTTTCGGAGAGGACGCCAGCAGCGGCGCGTTCCTGAGCGATACGTCCTTGGACATAGGCGATGCGCACTTGCTGGTCCTGCAGGTTCCTCATCCGCTCGTCACTGGCGTTGATTTCCTTCAGTTGAGCGCCATTGAGGCGGAGGCGTTCGGCAACCACTTCGCGTTGGGTCTCCAGGCTGCGGCGGTGTTCTTCGCGTACGGGCTGGAGGGTTTCGGCGTGAGTAAGTTCGTCGGCCAAGTGCCGGGTCAGGGCGGCGATGTCGGCGGCGGAGGGGTCGGGATCGTCCAGCGGGCGTGAGCACATGGGGCAGACGTCGGCATGCTGGTCTTCATCTTCGGGCCCGAGCAATTCGAGGGTTTTGAGCCGGTCGAGCTGCAGGTGCAGTTCTCCGGTGAACGTGTGACCTTGCTGGTGCCAGCGGTCGACCATGGCCAGGGCATCGTTGAGTTGCTGCCAGCGCTCACGCAGTTCTCGGCGCTCCTGCGTGAGGGCTTGGCTGCGGTCTTGCAGGTTGGTTGGACCGTCTGCGGTGATAGGCGCAACCGTCAAGGCACGGTCCAACAGCGATCGGGCCTGCTGCGGGTCCAGGGCCGGCGGGAGATCCTGCAGGAGTCCTTCGCGTTCCGCCAGGCGCAGCAGGGCTGCCTGTCGGGTGTCGATGCCATCCCTGCGGCGGACAGCGTCATCGAATTTGCGTTGGGCGGCGCGCTGTTCGCGCAGTGCCTCGCCGAGTTGGTGGCGGCGTAGGGCCTGTTCGGGACCGGCGGCACCCAGGAAGTAAGGCAGGGTGTCCTTGATCGCCTGTGCGATGCCATTCTCGGTCTGACGGTGAAAGAGTGCGCTCTGATTGGCGATCTCGTTCTGCTTCTGGAAGCACAGCAGCGCTGCCTGGGCGATGGACACATCGAAGGGGTAGCGGGCCGCGCCCGTGGGAGGCTGGAAACGGAAGTCCTCGATGCCCAGGCGTGCGCTGAGCTGATTGCGCAGCGCGGTGACATCTGCGTCGGCTCTCATCTCGTCGCCGCGGGGAAGCTCAAGGTTCTCGTCACCGAAACGGATCATGGCCTTAGTAGTGGAGTCTCCAGCCGGCCGCGGCCGAGCCAGGACCATCCGGGTGGTGCCGAAGGTGACCAAGACGGCGTACCAGCCGACGGTCTGGTCGATGGGCTCGTCTGGGAAGTTGGGCTTCTTGCGACCCAGGCAGTACTCAACGATGTCGAGGACTTCGGACTTTCCGGTCTCCGATTCGCCAGTGAGGATGTTCAGCGCCCCGGGGCGGAAACGAATGACCCGGGGAACGGGTCGGCCGTCTCGGTGGTAAAGGGCCAGGGCGAGTAGCTGCATGACGGGTCTGTAGCTCCTTTACGGGGTGCGAGAACGGGGTTAGGGGCGGACGCCGAGGAGAGTGAACGCCGTCACTGGTTCGGTTGCGGACAGCCATCGTCCGACCAGGGCCGCGCGGCGTGCGCAGTCAGCGACTTCGATGCCCTGG is a genomic window of Streptomyces sp. Edi2 containing:
- a CDS encoding DUF3732 domain-containing protein; its protein translation is MQLLALALYHRDGRPVPRVIRFRPGALNILTGESETGKSEVLDIVEYCLGRKKPNFPDEPIDQTVGWYAVLVTFGTTRMVLARPRPAGDSTTKAMIRFGDENLELPRGDEMRADADVTALRNQLSARLGIEDFRFQPPTGAARYPFDVSIAQAALLCFQKQNEIANQSALFHRQTENGIAQAIKDTLPYFLGAAGPEQALRRHQLGEALREQRAAQRKFDDAVRRRDGIDTRQAALLRLAEREGLLQDLPPALDPQQARSLLDRALTVAPITADGPTNLQDRSQALTQERRELRERWQQLNDALAMVDRWHQQGHTFTGELHLQLDRLKTLELLGPEDEDQHADVCPMCSRPLDDPDPSAADIAALTRHLADELTHAETLQPVREEHRRSLETQREVVAERLRLNGAQLKEINASDERMRNLQDQQVRIAYVQGRIAQERAAAGVLSENDVRRLRNDLTLAQERVEVLQEMVDEDDVTAETERRLTDVAGLMTSWAQRLSLGQAATAEEVRISLSQLNVIVRRAEGRLPLTRIGSAKNWIGYHLVAHLALHTYFLRNRRPVPRFLMLDQPTQAFFPEKIRDATTVEDADWAAVTTYFKLLHDVAQEADGGLQIIVCDHANLPDKWFQDAVVENWRPQDGQRRALIPADWLE